In the Kitasatospora terrestris genome, one interval contains:
- the coaE gene encoding dephospho-CoA kinase produces MLRIGLTGGIGAGKSEVSRQLAELGAVIVDSDLIAREVVAPGTPGLAAVVEEFGAGVLRADGGLDRPALGAVVFTDPQRLAALNAIVHPLVRARSAELEGSAGPDAIVVHDVPLLAENGLAPLYEAVIVVDAPDQVRIDRLVRLRGMAEDEARARMAAQATREDRLAVADLVIDNSGTLDELTPRVREVWQRLKDRQAAQR; encoded by the coding sequence ATGCTGAGGATCGGACTGACGGGCGGAATCGGCGCGGGCAAGAGCGAGGTCTCGCGACAGCTCGCCGAACTGGGTGCGGTGATCGTCGACTCGGACCTGATCGCCCGCGAGGTGGTCGCCCCCGGGACGCCCGGCCTGGCCGCCGTGGTCGAGGAGTTCGGCGCCGGCGTGCTCCGCGCGGACGGCGGGCTCGACCGCCCCGCGCTCGGCGCCGTCGTCTTCACCGACCCGCAGCGCCTGGCGGCCCTGAACGCCATCGTCCACCCGCTGGTCCGGGCCCGCTCCGCGGAACTCGAGGGCTCCGCCGGGCCGGACGCGATCGTGGTGCACGACGTCCCGCTGCTCGCCGAGAACGGCCTCGCCCCGCTGTACGAGGCCGTCATCGTGGTGGACGCGCCCGACCAGGTGCGGATCGACCGGCTGGTCCGGCTGCGCGGCATGGCCGAGGACGAGGCCCGGGCCCGGATGGCCGCCCAGGCCACCCGCGAGGACCGCCTCGCCGTCGCCGACCTGGTGATCGACAACAGCGGCACGCTCGACGAGCTCACGCCCCGGGTCCGCGAGGTCTGGCAGCGGCTGAAGGACCGGCAGGCCGCGCAGCGTTAG
- the soxR gene encoding redox-sensitive transcriptional activator SoxR has product MGPTRHDLLTIGQLAERSGMATSALRYYEKLGLIHAERTTGNQRRFARSTLRRVAFVRAAQQVGLSLDEVHTALDRLPHDRAPSHQEWNAVATAWQSRIDRQIAELELMKAKLTGCIGCGCLSLSRCALYNAGDRAAESGPGARYLLTRDPSTGPEPRPAQD; this is encoded by the coding sequence ATGGGACCGACCCGGCACGACCTGCTCACCATCGGCCAGCTCGCCGAGCGCAGCGGCATGGCCACCTCCGCGCTGCGCTACTACGAGAAGCTCGGGCTGATCCACGCCGAACGCACCACCGGCAACCAGCGCCGCTTCGCCCGCTCGACGCTGCGCCGGGTGGCCTTCGTCCGGGCCGCGCAGCAGGTCGGCCTCTCCCTCGACGAGGTGCACACCGCGCTCGACCGGCTGCCGCACGACCGGGCCCCCAGCCACCAGGAGTGGAACGCGGTGGCCACCGCCTGGCAGAGCCGGATCGACCGGCAGATCGCCGAGCTCGAACTGATGAAGGCCAAGCTCACCGGCTGCATCGGCTGCGGCTGCCTGTCGCTGAGCCGCTGCGCGCTGTACAACGCCGGCGACCGCGCCGCCGAGTCCGGGCCCGGCGCCCGCTACCTGCTCACCCGGGACCCGTCCACCGGCCCCGAGCCCCGCCCGGCCCAGGACTGA
- a CDS encoding alkaline phosphatase family protein — protein sequence MSSLWPAGPRRVLVVGIDGVRLDLLDALHTPHLDAVAAAGFLAPVQVDEATPTMSGPCWATVVTGVGVAKHGVYGNHLGGNRLDVFPDFTTRLAAVHRRRTFAAGGWEPLFLNRSGGPLFAAPGRLSYIAPLEDTPAAWEVCDERVTAEAEYVLGRSDDDPQASFVYLGSPDETAHFLGCGPEYRRAIEAADARLGRILDAVRSRPGHVDEEWTVIVVTDHGHVDQGGHGGRSELERTAWIAAAGPGIVPGAPVGPLHHTDVAAHVYAALDIAPDPHWTLDGRPFTPAAEPALLPA from the coding sequence ATGTCCAGCCTCTGGCCCGCAGGCCCGCGCCGCGTCCTGGTCGTCGGCATCGACGGCGTCCGTCTCGACCTGCTGGACGCGCTGCACACCCCCCACCTGGACGCGGTCGCCGCCGCCGGCTTCCTGGCCCCCGTCCAGGTGGACGAGGCGACCCCGACCATGTCGGGCCCGTGCTGGGCCACCGTCGTCACCGGTGTCGGCGTCGCCAAGCACGGCGTGTACGGCAACCACCTGGGCGGCAACCGGCTGGACGTCTTCCCCGACTTCACCACCCGGCTCGCGGCCGTGCACCGCCGCCGGACCTTCGCGGCCGGCGGCTGGGAGCCGCTGTTCCTGAACCGCTCGGGCGGCCCGCTGTTCGCCGCGCCCGGCCGGCTCTCCTACATCGCGCCGCTGGAGGACACCCCGGCGGCCTGGGAGGTCTGCGACGAGCGGGTCACCGCCGAGGCCGAGTACGTGCTGGGCCGCAGCGACGACGACCCGCAGGCGTCCTTCGTCTACCTCGGGTCGCCCGACGAGACCGCGCACTTCCTCGGCTGCGGCCCGGAGTACCGCCGGGCGATCGAGGCCGCCGACGCCCGCCTCGGCCGCATCCTGGACGCCGTCCGCTCCCGCCCCGGCCACGTCGACGAGGAGTGGACGGTCATCGTGGTCACCGACCACGGCCACGTCGACCAGGGCGGCCACGGCGGCCGCAGCGAGCTGGAGCGCACCGCCTGGATCGCCGCCGCCGGCCCCGGCATCGTCCCCGGCGCCCCCGTCGGCCCGCTGCACCACACGGACGTCGCCGCCCACGTCTACGCGGCGCTCGACATCGCCCCGGACCCGCACTGGACGCTCGACGGCCGCCCCTTCACCCCGGCCGCCGAACCCGCCCTCCTCCCGGCCTGA
- a CDS encoding MarR family winged helix-turn-helix transcriptional regulator has translation MESTDPLETAAELRLAIGTLVRALRVDDVLPQNQAAVLGWLVREGPRTTAELADLQRVRHQSMARTVALLTDSGLVAQQPHPTDGRKLLVTATQAGTAALRAQRSRREGAIAAAIADRLTPAEHRRLSEAIPLLRRLV, from the coding sequence ATGGAGAGCACCGACCCCCTGGAGACCGCCGCCGAACTGCGGCTGGCGATCGGCACCCTGGTCCGTGCCCTGCGGGTGGACGACGTGCTGCCGCAGAACCAGGCCGCCGTCCTCGGCTGGCTGGTCCGCGAGGGGCCCCGCACCACGGCCGAACTCGCCGACCTGCAGCGGGTGCGCCACCAGTCGATGGCCCGCACGGTCGCCCTGCTCACCGACTCCGGCCTGGTCGCCCAGCAGCCGCACCCCACCGACGGCCGCAAGCTGCTGGTCACCGCGACGCAGGCCGGGACCGCCGCGCTGCGCGCGCAGCGGTCCCGCCGCGAGGGGGCCATCGCCGCCGCCATCGCCGACCGGCTCACCCCGGCCGAGCACCGCCGCCTGAGCGAGGCGATCCCACTGCTGCGCCGACTCGTCTGA
- a CDS encoding MBL fold metallo-hydrolase: MRLTKFGHACVRIERDDTVVVIDPGAFTEPEAVLGADAVLITHEHFDHFTEAQLRAAVEANPGLRIWANRAVAAQLDGIGARVAVVGEGDAFDVDGLPVTVHGEWHAVIHPDIPRVKNIGFLLDGTLFHPGDALTLPPHPVETLLLPIGAPWTKVSELIDYVREFKPVRAVSVHEAVLSEIGQTVHGRQLGPEGPGTGAEFVRLAAGESLDLG; this comes from the coding sequence ATGCGACTCACCAAGTTCGGACATGCCTGCGTACGGATCGAGCGCGACGACACCGTGGTGGTGATCGACCCCGGGGCGTTCACCGAGCCCGAGGCCGTCCTGGGCGCGGACGCCGTGCTGATCACCCACGAGCACTTCGACCACTTCACCGAGGCGCAGCTGCGCGCCGCCGTCGAGGCCAACCCCGGCCTGCGGATCTGGGCCAACCGCGCGGTCGCCGCCCAGCTGGACGGCATCGGCGCCCGGGTCGCCGTGGTCGGCGAGGGCGACGCCTTCGACGTCGACGGCCTGCCGGTCACCGTCCACGGCGAGTGGCATGCCGTGATCCACCCGGACATCCCCCGGGTGAAGAACATCGGCTTCCTGCTCGACGGCACCCTCTTCCACCCCGGTGACGCGCTCACCCTGCCGCCCCACCCCGTGGAGACGCTGCTGCTGCCGATCGGCGCGCCCTGGACCAAGGTCAGCGAACTCATCGACTACGTCCGTGAGTTCAAGCCGGTGCGGGCGGTCTCGGTGCACGAGGCGGTGCTCAGCGAGATCGGGCAGACGGTGCACGGCCGCCAGCTCGGCCCCGAAGGCCCGGGCACCGGCGCCGAGTTCGTCCGGCTCGCGGCCGGCGAGTCGCTCGACCTGGGCTGA
- a CDS encoding oxidoreductase, giving the protein MTTGTITAAAAGSWRLGDLEVNRVGFGAMRITGSGAFHQGVPSDRGRAIAVLRRAVELGVNHVDTAAFYFSRLRSANELINSALAPYPEDLVITTKVGPGRDPSGEWYGAKPEQLRGQVEENLRQLGRDHLDVVNLRLFGPRGTTPAAELFGALAELRQAGLIRHLGLSNAGAEDLAEARAIAPVVCLQNPYGIDIRREDDGLVRECAAAGIAYVPFFALATTGREGGRGGGEYPAVEEVARAHGATPAQVRLAWTLGRGANVLAIPGTGDPDHLAENVAAGALRLTAEETARLDALGGPEAGAR; this is encoded by the coding sequence ATGACAACGGGGACGATCACCGCCGCGGCGGCGGGGAGTTGGCGGCTCGGCGACCTGGAGGTGAACCGGGTCGGCTTCGGCGCGATGCGGATCACCGGCAGCGGCGCCTTCCACCAGGGAGTGCCGAGCGACCGGGGGCGGGCGATCGCGGTGCTGCGCAGGGCCGTCGAGCTCGGCGTCAACCACGTCGACACGGCGGCGTTCTACTTCTCGCGGCTGCGCTCGGCCAACGAGCTGATCAATTCGGCGCTGGCGCCGTACCCGGAGGACCTGGTGATCACCACCAAGGTCGGGCCCGGCCGCGACCCGTCCGGCGAGTGGTACGGGGCCAAGCCCGAGCAGCTGCGCGGGCAGGTCGAGGAGAACCTGCGCCAGCTCGGCCGCGACCACCTCGACGTGGTCAACCTGCGCCTGTTCGGCCCGCGCGGCACCACGCCGGCGGCCGAACTGTTCGGCGCGCTCGCCGAGTTGCGGCAGGCCGGGCTGATCCGGCACCTCGGTCTCTCCAACGCCGGCGCCGAGGACCTGGCCGAGGCCCGGGCGATCGCGCCGGTGGTGTGCCTGCAGAACCCGTACGGCATCGACATCCGGCGCGAGGACGACGGGCTGGTGCGCGAGTGCGCGGCGGCGGGCATCGCCTACGTGCCGTTCTTCGCCCTCGCGACCACCGGCCGCGAGGGCGGCCGGGGCGGCGGCGAGTACCCGGCGGTCGAGGAGGTCGCGCGGGCCCACGGCGCCACCCCGGCCCAGGTCCGGCTCGCCTGGACCCTGGGCCGGGGAGCGAACGTGCTCGCCATCCCGGGCACCGGCGACCCCGACCACCTGGCCGAGAACGTCGCCGCCGGCGCGCTGCGCCTCACCGCGGAGGAGACGGCGCGGCTCGACGCGCTCGGCGGGCCGGAGGCCGGTGCCCGGTAG
- a CDS encoding transketolase, which translates to MTTETPSRYGFADLPGLMGLMTGDEKHGPAATSTLDALWVLHDRVLRVSPATADAQDRDRFLLSKGHGPMAYYAVLAAKGFLAAEVLPSFGSYDSPLGHHPDRLLVPGVEIASGSLGHGLPLAVGTALGLRAQGLTDPAVWVLIGDAEFDEGSNHEALAFAGAAGLDRLHAVVIDNSSATHGWSGGIARRFEVEGWSTETVDGRDHEALYRAFTAPHPGRPHAVVARVEPKNS; encoded by the coding sequence ATGACCACCGAGACGCCCTCCCGGTACGGCTTCGCCGACCTGCCGGGCCTGATGGGCCTGATGACCGGCGACGAGAAGCACGGACCGGCCGCCACCTCCACCCTGGACGCGCTCTGGGTGCTCCACGACCGGGTGCTGCGGGTCTCGCCCGCCACCGCGGACGCCCAGGACCGCGACCGCTTCCTGCTCTCCAAGGGCCACGGACCGATGGCGTACTACGCGGTCCTCGCGGCTAAGGGCTTCCTGGCCGCCGAGGTGCTGCCGAGCTTCGGCAGTTACGACTCGCCGCTCGGCCACCACCCCGACCGGCTGCTGGTGCCGGGCGTCGAGATCGCCTCCGGTTCGCTGGGCCACGGGCTGCCGCTGGCCGTCGGCACGGCACTGGGCCTGCGGGCCCAGGGGCTGACCGACCCGGCGGTGTGGGTGCTGATCGGCGACGCCGAGTTCGACGAGGGCAGCAACCACGAGGCCCTCGCCTTCGCCGGGGCCGCCGGGCTGGACCGGCTGCACGCCGTGGTGATCGACAACTCCTCGGCCACGCACGGCTGGAGCGGTGGCATCGCGCGCCGCTTCGAGGTCGAGGGCTGGTCCACCGAGACCGTCGACGGCCGCGACCACGAAGCCCTGTACCGCGCCTTCACCGCCCCGCACCCCGGCCGGCCGCACGCCGTCGTCGCCCGGGTCGAGCCCAAGAACTCCTGA
- a CDS encoding CTP synthase C-terminal region-related (seleno)protein: MTSFTARLALVGDRSPSVRSHARVPSLLDALAEREQLVLDAYWIPTEDAGAPDALSGFDAVWLLPGSPYRSEHGAVAAVRAAREGRIPFLGTCAGFQHAVLEYARTVCGLAGAGHAENDPAAPDPVIVPLACSLVGHEGAVTVSPGSLAATVLGAERTVERYHCSYGLDPAHLGVLAAHGLRFTGADDTGDVRIAELPGHPFFLATLFQPELAGDGTRAHPIVRALAAAAVRHAAAPAVRHAAAPVGA; the protein is encoded by the coding sequence ATGACTTCCTTCACCGCCCGTCTGGCCCTGGTCGGCGACCGCTCCCCGTCGGTCCGCTCGCACGCCCGCGTCCCCTCGCTGCTGGACGCCCTCGCCGAGCGCGAGCAGCTGGTCCTGGACGCCTACTGGATCCCCACCGAGGACGCCGGGGCCCCGGACGCGCTGTCCGGCTTCGACGCCGTCTGGCTGCTGCCCGGCAGCCCGTACCGCAGCGAGCACGGTGCGGTGGCCGCCGTCCGCGCCGCCCGGGAGGGGCGGATCCCCTTCCTCGGGACGTGCGCCGGCTTCCAGCACGCGGTCCTCGAGTACGCCCGCACCGTCTGCGGGCTCGCCGGCGCCGGGCACGCCGAGAACGACCCGGCCGCCCCCGACCCGGTGATCGTGCCGCTCGCCTGCTCGTTGGTGGGCCACGAGGGCGCGGTGACCGTCAGCCCCGGCAGCCTCGCCGCCACCGTGCTCGGCGCCGAGCGGACGGTCGAGCGCTACCACTGCTCGTACGGCCTCGACCCGGCCCACCTGGGCGTGCTGGCCGCGCACGGCCTGCGCTTCACCGGCGCCGACGACACCGGGGACGTCCGGATCGCCGAACTCCCCGGCCACCCCTTCTTCCTGGCCACCCTCTTCCAGCCCGAACTGGCCGGCGACGGCACCCGCGCGCACCCGATCGTCCGAGCCCTCGCCGCAGCCGCCGTCCGACACGCGGCCGCGCCCGCCGTCCGACACGCGGCCGCGCCCGTCGGCGCCTAA
- a CDS encoding tetratricopeptide repeat protein, producing MIDDRYLFDICRHLFDEAVGGDEGSGQQLGAFTPELERLALAGDTGAQDLLGGIATSLTADHAAAARWFALSAAAGSPVGARSLGRLYAEGTGVERDTARAVGLFRTAAAGGDAPAKADLALMARGGRVELPADEILVLLTEAAAAGTAGASAALGDLLDEDGRPAEALARWTEAAAGGHERATATAADRYRDGVGTDRDPVRAVQHYLMLLDHGNGDGVHQALALARGLTDDQVRDACRLAGRDDHARAILDTVRD from the coding sequence ATGATCGACGACCGGTACCTGTTCGACATCTGCCGCCACCTGTTCGACGAGGCCGTCGGGGGCGACGAGGGGAGCGGGCAGCAACTCGGCGCGTTCACCCCCGAACTGGAACGGCTCGCCCTGGCCGGCGACACCGGCGCCCAGGACCTGCTCGGCGGCATCGCGACGTCGCTCACCGCCGACCACGCGGCCGCCGCCCGCTGGTTCGCCCTCTCCGCGGCCGCCGGCAGCCCGGTCGGCGCCCGCTCCCTCGGCCGCCTGTACGCGGAGGGGACCGGCGTCGAACGGGACACCGCCAGGGCCGTCGGCCTCTTCCGCACGGCCGCCGCCGGCGGGGACGCCCCCGCCAAGGCCGACCTGGCCCTGATGGCCCGCGGAGGCCGCGTCGAGCTCCCGGCGGACGAGATCCTCGTGCTGCTCACCGAGGCGGCCGCGGCGGGGACCGCCGGGGCGAGCGCCGCCCTCGGCGACCTGCTCGACGAGGACGGCCGGCCCGCCGAGGCCCTCGCCCGCTGGACCGAGGCCGCGGCCGGCGGCCACGAACGCGCCACGGCGACCGCCGCCGACCGCTACCGCGACGGCGTGGGCACCGACCGCGACCCGGTCCGCGCCGTCCAGCACTACCTGATGCTGCTCGACCACGGCAACGGCGACGGCGTCCACCAGGCCCTCGCCCTCGCCCGCGGCCTCACCGACGACCAGGTCCGCGATGCCTGCCGCCTCGCCGGCCGCGACGACCACGCCCGCGCCATCCTCGACACCGTCCGCGACTGA
- a CDS encoding GNAT family protein: MSDTDHEDGTDPGRVLCWRGREVALAPLDVYDAELLHGWRSDPTAAHEIGIWPRSLPALRERIERDQGDNDRDDFLVLLPDGTPIGHIALTDQDLADGTAEAHLLLAPGFRGHGHASDALDALTDLAFGELPLHRVEAVTHTTNAAALATLARSGFTREGVRRSACLHRGRRHDVAILALLREEWEAQTRPRSWDL, from the coding sequence ATGAGCGACACCGATCACGAGGACGGGACCGACCCGGGCCGCGTGCTCTGCTGGCGCGGCCGCGAGGTGGCCCTCGCGCCGCTCGACGTGTACGACGCCGAACTCCTGCACGGCTGGCGCTCCGACCCGACCGCCGCCCACGAGATCGGCATCTGGCCGCGCTCCCTCCCCGCCCTGCGCGAGCGCATCGAACGCGACCAGGGCGACAACGACCGCGACGACTTCCTGGTCCTGCTGCCCGACGGGACGCCGATCGGCCACATCGCCCTCACCGACCAGGACCTCGCCGACGGCACCGCCGAGGCCCACCTCCTGCTCGCCCCCGGGTTCCGCGGCCACGGCCACGCCTCGGACGCCCTCGACGCCCTCACCGACCTCGCCTTCGGCGAACTCCCGCTGCACCGCGTCGAGGCCGTCACCCACACCACCAACGCCGCCGCGCTGGCCACGCTCGCCCGCTCCGGCTTCACCCGGGAGGGCGTCCGCCGATCCGCCTGCCTGCACCGCGGCCGCCGCCACGACGTCGCGATCCTCGCCCTGCTCCGCGAGGAGTGGGAGGCCCAGACCCGCCCCCGCTCCTGGGACCTCTGA
- a CDS encoding transketolase family protein → METMRERFAATAGELLDSDPRLAVVLADIGVDGFAGAAARHPDRVVNVGIREQLMIGVAGGLALTGLRPVVHTFAAFLVERPWEQVKLDLVHQGVGAVLVSAGGSYDWPAGGRTHMSPGDVALLDTLPGWTVHVPGHPDEAETLLRHAAADGDGLVYLRLSAHRNEHPVDVRPGRFTVVREGRRGVVLAVGPMLDAVLAATETLDVTVLYAATVRPFDAEGLRAATGERADVVLVEPYLAGTSVLAAHEALADRPHRVLALGVPKAEHRQYGSIPEHLAAYGLDGSGLHTRIAGFLR, encoded by the coding sequence ATGGAAACCATGCGCGAGCGATTCGCCGCCACCGCCGGCGAGTTGCTGGACTCGGACCCCCGACTGGCGGTGGTCCTCGCCGACATCGGGGTGGACGGCTTCGCCGGCGCGGCCGCCAGGCACCCGGACCGGGTCGTCAACGTCGGCATCCGCGAGCAGCTGATGATCGGCGTCGCGGGCGGGCTGGCCCTCACGGGCCTGCGCCCCGTCGTCCACACCTTCGCCGCCTTCCTGGTCGAACGGCCCTGGGAACAGGTCAAGCTGGACCTGGTCCACCAAGGGGTCGGGGCGGTCCTGGTGAGCGCCGGCGGATCGTACGACTGGCCGGCCGGCGGGCGCACCCACATGTCGCCGGGCGACGTCGCGCTGCTCGACACCCTGCCCGGCTGGACGGTGCACGTCCCCGGCCACCCCGACGAGGCGGAGACCCTGCTGCGGCACGCGGCCGCCGACGGGGACGGCCTGGTGTACCTGCGGCTCTCCGCCCACCGCAACGAGCACCCGGTGGACGTCCGGCCCGGGCGGTTCACCGTGGTGCGGGAGGGCCGGCGCGGCGTGGTGCTCGCGGTCGGGCCGATGCTGGACGCGGTGCTCGCCGCGACCGAGACGCTCGACGTGACCGTGCTGTACGCGGCCACCGTCCGGCCGTTCGACGCGGAGGGGCTGCGCGCCGCGACCGGGGAACGGGCCGACGTGGTGCTGGTCGAGCCCTACCTGGCCGGGACCTCGGTGCTCGCCGCGCACGAGGCCCTGGCGGATCGGCCCCACCGGGTGCTGGCCCTCGGCGTCCCGAAGGCGGAGCACCGGCAGTACGGGTCGATCCCGGAGCACCTGGCGGCGTACGGGCTCGACGGCAGCGGGCTGCACACCCGGATCGCCGGGTTCCTCCGCTGA
- a CDS encoding SAM-dependent methyltransferase codes for MTDHQDVALDWMNGDGEARPPADLRPEVPHPARMYDYYLGGKDNFPADRAAAEQVLALGPLVRISALANRAFLQRAVRHLAEQGIRQFLDIGTGIPSAGNTHETAQQVTPSARVAYLDNDPIVLVHGRALLAGAARGSVSVLQADLREPKAILADPGVRELLDLDQPVALLLFAILHFVDEADDPYAIVRTLVDALPSGSYLAISHATGDFSTPEEAGRGPAIYKNATAQLTMRSREQVLRFFDGLELQEPGLVTAPQWRPDRAAQPTDSQVAIWAGVARKP; via the coding sequence ATGACCGACCATCAGGACGTGGCGCTCGACTGGATGAACGGCGACGGGGAGGCCCGCCCGCCGGCCGACCTGCGCCCGGAGGTCCCGCACCCGGCGCGGATGTACGACTACTACCTCGGCGGCAAGGACAACTTCCCCGCCGACCGGGCCGCCGCCGAGCAGGTGCTGGCGCTCGGGCCGCTGGTGCGGATCAGCGCGCTCGCCAACCGGGCGTTCCTGCAGCGCGCCGTGCGGCACCTCGCCGAGCAGGGCATCCGGCAGTTCCTCGACATCGGCACCGGCATCCCGAGCGCCGGCAACACCCACGAGACAGCCCAGCAGGTCACGCCGTCCGCCCGGGTGGCGTACCTGGACAACGACCCGATCGTGCTGGTCCACGGCCGGGCGCTGCTGGCCGGTGCCGCCCGGGGCAGCGTCTCCGTGCTGCAGGCCGACCTGCGCGAGCCGAAGGCGATCCTGGCCGATCCGGGCGTGCGCGAACTCCTCGACCTGGACCAGCCGGTGGCGCTGCTGCTGTTCGCCATCCTGCACTTCGTCGACGAGGCCGACGACCCGTACGCGATCGTCCGCACCCTGGTCGACGCGCTGCCGTCCGGCAGCTACCTGGCGATCTCGCACGCGACCGGCGACTTCAGCACGCCGGAGGAGGCCGGCCGCGGCCCGGCGATCTACAAGAACGCCACCGCCCAGCTGACCATGCGCAGCCGCGAGCAGGTGCTGCGCTTCTTCGACGGCCTCGAACTCCAGGAGCCCGGCCTGGTCACCGCCCCGCAGTGGCGCCCCGACCGGGCCGCGCAGCCCACCGACTCCCAGGTCGCGATCTGGGCGGGCGTCGCGCGCAAGCCCTGA
- a CDS encoding VOC family protein, with the protein MAHISLTALLVADYDEAIAFYVDAVGFELREDTPRPDGSRWVVVAPRGSTESGLLLARPSEPGQRARIGDQTGGRVGHFLTTEDFAADHARMLAAGVRFLEEPRHEPYGSVAVFEDLYGNRWDLIQPA; encoded by the coding sequence ATGGCACACATCTCCCTGACCGCCCTGCTGGTCGCCGACTACGACGAGGCGATCGCCTTCTACGTGGACGCCGTCGGGTTCGAACTGCGGGAGGACACCCCGCGCCCCGACGGCTCCCGCTGGGTGGTGGTCGCCCCGCGCGGCTCCACCGAGTCCGGCCTGCTCCTCGCCCGGCCCTCCGAGCCCGGGCAGCGGGCCCGGATCGGCGACCAGACCGGCGGCCGGGTCGGCCACTTCCTCACCACCGAGGACTTCGCCGCCGACCACGCCCGGATGCTCGCCGCCGGCGTCCGCTTCCTGGAGGAGCCCCGGCACGAGCCGTACGGCTCCGTCGCCGTCTTCGAGGACCTGTACGGCAACCGCTGGGACCTCATCCAGCCGGCCTGA
- a CDS encoding LysR family transcriptional regulator, producing the protein MEILDGMDPHQLRTFVTVARLASFSDAARELGYTQSAVSQQIAALEGDVGAALLERRPVRATAAGERLLEHAGPLLLRLDAARADVRRLAGATGGRVVLGAAGVTVTARVAGALAAVRERYPRAEVTITQVARAEVAARVATGAVDVGLVDGVAAPSDPLALGDAGPLRTVAVAEEPLAVLMPVGHPLARRAGLALADLADARWLDAPDVAMELDRLRAAAGAGAGFRAAARYEGGEVRGLLALVAAGHGLALVPLPAAGGDGIAAVPLRTPRLVHRTELVHGALPEGPVALLVETLTGR; encoded by the coding sequence ATGGAGATCCTGGACGGCATGGACCCGCACCAGCTCCGGACCTTCGTGACGGTCGCCCGGCTCGCCTCGTTCTCCGATGCCGCCCGCGAGCTCGGCTACACGCAGTCGGCCGTGTCGCAGCAGATCGCCGCCCTGGAGGGCGACGTGGGGGCGGCGCTGCTGGAGCGGCGGCCGGTCCGGGCCACGGCGGCGGGGGAGCGGCTGCTGGAGCACGCCGGACCGCTGCTGCTGCGGCTGGACGCGGCGCGGGCGGACGTGCGGCGGCTGGCCGGGGCGACCGGCGGGCGGGTGGTGCTCGGGGCGGCCGGCGTGACGGTCACCGCGCGGGTCGCCGGGGCACTGGCCGCGGTGCGCGAGCGGTACCCGCGGGCGGAGGTGACGATCACCCAGGTCGCCCGGGCCGAGGTCGCGGCCCGGGTCGCCACCGGGGCGGTGGACGTCGGACTGGTGGACGGGGTCGCGGCACCCAGCGACCCGCTGGCGCTCGGCGACGCCGGGCCGCTGCGGACCGTCGCGGTGGCGGAGGAACCGCTGGCGGTGCTGATGCCCGTCGGGCACCCGCTGGCGCGCCGCGCCGGGCTGGCGCTCGCCGACCTGGCGGACGCGCGCTGGCTGGACGCGCCGGACGTGGCGATGGAGCTGGACCGGCTGCGGGCCGCGGCGGGGGCCGGGGCGGGCTTCCGGGCGGCGGCCCGGTACGAGGGCGGCGAGGTGCGGGGGCTGCTGGCGCTGGTCGCGGCGGGGCACGGACTGGCGCTGGTGCCGCTGCCGGCCGCGGGCGGGGACGGCATCGCGGCGGTGCCGCTGCGCACGCCCCGGCTGGTGCACCGGACGGAGCTGGTGCACGGAGCCCTGCCGGAGGGGCCGGTGGCCCTGCTGGTGGAGACGCTGACGGGCCGCTGA